AATTGGGCGATCGCTGATGATTCTGGTTTACAGGTAGATGGCCTCAATGGTGCGCCGGGTGTGTATTCTGCGCGTTATGGGAACACGGATACAGAAAGGATTGAGAGGTTATTAAGAGAATTAGGTGATCAGGAAAATCGCCAAGCTCAATTTGTGTGTGCGATCGCAGTTGCAAATCCTCAAGGAGAAATAGTAATTCAATCTGAGGGTATTTGTCACGGTGAAATTTTGTTTGCACCTTCTGGAGATGGTGGTTTTGGTTATGATCCGGTTTTTTATGTACCAGAGAAACAATTAACTTTTGCCCAAATGACGACGGATTTGAAAAAATCAATTAGTCATCGTGGTAATGCTTTGAAAGCTTTAGTTCCCCAGTTAATAAAAGTTGTGAGTTGACAAATTGAGAATTTAACCCTCTGTCTCAACAATTGTTAGATAAATTAGGACAGTGATTTTTCAGACACGATTTAACTCTTCTTGTAAATCATCAAAGTCTACAGAAAACACATCTATTTGCTGACGAGAAAGGGCTAAAATAAAATCACGGCGGTTTAATCCTGCTATTTGTGCGGCTTTTTCTTGGGAGATTTCGTTTTTTTGATACCAAAATATAGCTGCTGCTAGGCGCATATCACGCACAAAATCATCTGGGGAAAGACGACGGGCTGAAAATACTTCAGGGGGTAAGTCTAGGTTTACTTTAGTCATAATAATATGGTTGATTGTGACAGATATATATTAATTTAATTTTGTTGTAAAAGTGTCTTGTTCATAGTTTCTTATAATTCTTGATCTATATTTTGGGCTAAACTCCCATTTTCTACCAAACCAATAAACTCAGCTAGTGGATCATTTATGATATCTTTTTCACTGGGTAAAGGAATATTATCCCCCGCTTCATAAGCTGTTTCTATCCACAATTCCCGCGCTTCATTGATATTTGTCATTGTCTCTTCTAGGGTTTCTCCTTGAGTGAAACATCCAGGTAAATCTTTTATTTCTGCTACATATCCACCTTGTTCTACGTCAGGGTAAAGAGTGACGGGATATTGAAGGTTTAAATAGTATTCTAGGGATGGTTTTATCAATTTCATGAATTTGCTGATAAAAAAATGAACTATTAACTAACAGCAAAGTTTGTATATGGTCTGATTTTAGGATGGCGAAAACCAAGTACAATATCCTGTGTAGGAACGCCTGCTGCTATGAAATCATTTGCAATACCTTCTTCTGTATCATCATATTGAATCCAAATTTTATGATCAATTAAATCTATATGAATTGGTGTGGTATGTAGATATTGATCATCACTCCAACCAATATCTAAAACTAAATAACGCCCATGTTCATCATCAAATAAAACTTGGGAGTTATAACCATCAGGTATAGAAGCGCGATATTTGGCGGTTTCTGTTAATATGCTTTTGATGATTTCTTGATATTTTAAATTGGTATCCATTGTACTATTTCCTCCTATCCCTCTTTTGGCTTTAGGTTTGAGGAAGTGATGGGGTATTGTTTGTAAGGAGCATTTCTTGAAATTCAGCTTTGCGCGACCAGTATGCTACATTAGACACTTGTTCTAGAAGAGTAATATTTTCAAGTTTCCAAATGTCTATGGTATCGTCAAATAATGAAATAAATTTGTAATTTCCTTCTTGAAGGTAGCTAAGGTCTGACCAAACAGTAAAAATATTATCAGCCCTACTATTACCTGCTGTCACACTTGCTGTACTTAGTACATCAATTAATGATGTTTGTTGGCGATATTCGGTGCAAAAATCTACTTTTCGAGAACGCCCAGAACGTCCTGCAAATTTCTTATTTTGTTTAAAAGGTATTTGTTTCTCTGTTAAAAATTCTGCTACTTCTTCTATAATTGACTCAAAAGCTCTAGTTCTAAATGTAAACCAAATATCAGAAACTCTAAATGCTGCTTGCGATAAAGTTGTGACAGCAGAAGCTAAGTTTTCATTTTCTTGTATTCTAATTATTAACATTCCTTTATATCTTTCAACACCATGAGTTAATAGAGTATCTTGAATTAGCGTTTCTTGCTTTTCTGACCTTTTCTCAGATATAGTTTGCATCCGTAGCCAGCGTAAAGTTTCACCTAAATCTGTCAAGATATATTGTCCCTCTTTTTCCTTTAGATATATATCAATAACGTCACCATCAGGATAAAGTAATGGGGTACGTATACGGATATAGTCGTTGACCGTTGAACAGGTAAACAACTCTCCAATCGTTCTGGCAATTTCTTGGCAAGGGGTTAACATTAGAGGAATAAATCTAACTGTAATGGCGGTGGATCTTGCATAATTCCATTATGCTTTATTTTCGACTCTAGACAAAACTGTTGCCATACTTTGACTGGATCGGTGACAGGAGCAGTTATATCCTCTGGAACATAAGCTTCTTTATCTCGATACGGCTCTCTCCAGCGATGCTTGTGTTTTTCTCCTACTAGGTTTCCATCAGGATTTTTATGATCTTGTCCTAAATCCAAAGCATATATTCTACCAGCAGCGCGATGGATGAGTGCGTAGGTGAGTTTTTCTGTTAGGGGGTTATAACTACCTTTGACGAAAATGGGATAGTCAGGATTTGAGGTAAGTTCAACACGAAATTCTACAGCAGGAGAATGGTCTTCATCTTCAATCCATAAAATATTACCATCAATTTGTTTTGTCGTATCATTTATAAATTCCTCAAATTCTGCTTGAGTTAACATCAGTAGCCAAAAAACACAACATAAATTATTGTGTCATATAAAACATTTGAAAAATCTGGTTAATGCTAAATGCGATCGCTATTTTGATTAAACTTTGTTTATTGCATTCTGAGCTTAAGAGACTTCCAATTAAAAAAATATCCCAAAATTTCTTGTGGTGCGGGCATCTTGCCCGCTAATAATACAAGGACGGGCAAGATGCCCATCCCACAAAATTGGATAATCTTTTTTGTGGAGTTCTCTAATGAAATTAGGTTAAAATCCGAATATTGGCAATTTTAGGTATAAAAACTAGATTATGGCAAATCCAGAGCATTTAGCAATACTGAGGCAAGGGTTAGAGGCTTGGAATAAGTGGAGATGTGAAAATTCAGGTGTGATAATTGACCTCAGTTCTGCTAATCTCTATCAAGCTGACCTGTCATTTGCCAACTTGTATCAAGCTAATTTGTATCAAGCTAACCTGATATGGGCTAATCTGACAGGGGCTAATCTGACAGGGGCTAACCTGATATGGTCTAATCTGACAGGGGCTAACCTGATATGGTCTAATCTGACATGGGCTAACCTGACAGGGGCTAACTTGACATGGGCTAACTTATTTATGTCCCGAATAATCAGGACAAATTTTAACAATGCAAATTTGACAGGTGCTTGTATCAAAGATTGGCATATTAACAGTGAAACAAACCTGAATGAAGTTATT
The window above is part of the Dolichospermum sp. DET69 genome. Proteins encoded here:
- the rdgB gene encoding RdgB/HAM1 family non-canonical purine NTP pyrophosphatase, whose translation is MNKLLVVATGNPGKLREMQAYLADSGWELALKPEDLDVEETGETFAENACLKASEIAKVTGNWAIADDSGLQVDGLNGAPGVYSARYGNTDTERIERLLRELGDQENRQAQFVCAIAVANPQGEIVIQSEGICHGEILFAPSGDGGFGYDPVFYVPEKQLTFAQMTTDLKKSISHRGNALKALVPQLIKVVS
- a CDS encoding UPF0175 family protein; its protein translation is MTKVNLDLPPEVFSARRLSPDDFVRDMRLAAAIFWYQKNEISQEKAAQIAGLNRRDFILALSRQQIDVFSVDFDDLQEELNRV
- a CDS encoding type II toxin-antitoxin system HicB family antitoxin, producing the protein MKLIKPSLEYYLNLQYPVTLYPDVEQGGYVAEIKDLPGCFTQGETLEETMTNINEARELWIETAYEAGDNIPLPSEKDIINDPLAEFIGLVENGSLAQNIDQEL
- a CDS encoding XisI protein — encoded protein: MDTNLKYQEIIKSILTETAKYRASIPDGYNSQVLFDDEHGRYLVLDIGWSDDQYLHTTPIHIDLIDHKIWIQYDDTEEGIANDFIAAGVPTQDIVLGFRHPKIRPYTNFAVS
- a CDS encoding DUF1828 domain-containing protein, with protein sequence MLTPCQEIARTIGELFTCSTVNDYIRIRTPLLYPDGDVIDIYLKEKEGQYILTDLGETLRWLRMQTISEKRSEKQETLIQDTLLTHGVERYKGMLIIRIQENENLASAVTTLSQAAFRVSDIWFTFRTRAFESIIEEVAEFLTEKQIPFKQNKKFAGRSGRSRKVDFCTEYRQQTSLIDVLSTASVTAGNSRADNIFTVWSDLSYLQEGNYKFISLFDDTIDIWKLENITLLEQVSNVAYWSRKAEFQEMLLTNNTPSLPQT